A part of Kryptolebias marmoratus isolate JLee-2015 linkage group LG8, ASM164957v2, whole genome shotgun sequence genomic DNA contains:
- the asxl1 gene encoding putative Polycomb group protein ASXL1 isoform X3, whose amino-acid sequence MLHSQVRGDRVKNSIFFKLPGRMSLFTLKKNALQWTKPSSESEAVSEQASSSALPASSSSPPVSGSSGAPADSTETIEQEACDFTETTVTAILDDGSVDESSSNASCSAEPQPPVSQPQTRLSRAAGQQGRSDPQQPQHAQTRLSRSRQSGRQRKKAVMMPRVVLTPLKVNGEHVPSGPMKRSRGGVDVDFETPGSILVNTNIRALINVRTFSAFPPHSQQQLLQLLPEVDRQIGPDGMARLSSSALNNEFFTHASQSWKERLAEGEFTHEMQVRFRQEMEKEKKVEVWKEKFFEEYHGQKSGLTREESLKLTASEASEVAGPVLETDVAVVAAGAPKRRSVGRRRRDGRMRRRTRADLRRRARRTLCKAAPALQATEGGETGATLDVAAASADSSGSSNTVVQGEVVLHTDCAVELPDESASTEPVASPTPEPVPLPVPSPAQSPSPSPASTSANEEPEVTPCLLPKETAPVLASTTSPSSSSTSSSSSASSPASSPSSSDQQGAFAAGLDSSSSSGSSSATVPADTLDDTASVITSITGGTATSSRESSPSASPATTPVEQKRRQDETEALSRFPGKRARLDDRQSFRTTIDCVSSEKPQPTIEEPKVPPIRIQLSRIKPPWVKGHPTYQICPRIVPPGEGSRRSGTGGARTLADIKARAQQARAQREAAAAVAASGEGSGTTSVRLRPTTGLPDSSNGRRTREHPGPIEPGGGGGDGRRCNEMEEQESSSEPNSSRTQLQLLNVESSSHPSPSLSNSSTSTSLESPQTLSPLQDRSATVSEASKDVEETLATGQISSSRFPDKTCTFCPESDSTAETSATKSNREGQLPDSAAAASSEMANQGLEKPTLTQTSIPDSLPRFGAQGVDVIQTLASSCPAKEPDKGKEIGLGGVIQHGSHHVDRPTDVSSPKHVEVINVCKEKYDEADTHSDSTETASDCENESQDDEQQQSSDPHWCSQLTAQKNGPVVICSPPPQNQQPVIQAHVSNRQGQTVIQPCYPNGLPQPQHRNPFPLDHHSLPTAHPQGLRENNIVVKIEATEDSQTSRPSSAEDGCHGVLSSTVTHPHAASASKKLSASARQVSTVEANNPLVTQLLQGSLPLEKVLPSHSVNRLEISRLPVSQTRLSAARNLGAHSKPEFSDPSSSTDLTQTTKLLMGHPISCVSEAPEESQYQPQQTSGAVPVITSVPLSSKGRSDVASLASVEPAALKESHQPSQRATPDRPAYQIVPSTPSPTHAEPHPIENITTIKMNMRALQSQPSHFHQQQLSPSPAVKNEGGSRSSCQALAKSGPIMPINGTKKEPGNSIDGYLSGGAMEGLLNMEMTLARIAKKEHSKAPCSASSPSSSSSSPSSSSLPFQLYGKLPKQSVSYTANVSMMDNGGFSRGMADGVLQLCPRLASSHTTLSIQAFTDNAAEEVALKCSCRLKAMIMCQGCGAFCHDDCIGPSKLCVSCLVVR is encoded by the exons ATGCTGCACTCACAAGTAAGAGGGGACCGAGTGAAGAACAGCATCTTCTTTAAGCTGCCGGGACGAATGAGcctcttcaccctgaag AAGAATGCCCTCCAGTGGACAAAGCCATCGTCAGAGTCGGAGGCGGTATCAGAACAAGCCAGCAGCTCTGCACTTCCTGCTTCCAGCAGCAGCCCTCCAGTTTCAGGATCATCTGGGGCCCCTGCTGACTCGACTGAAACCATTGAGCAGGAAGCCTGTGACTTCACTGAGACGACTGTTACTGCTATTTTAGACGATG GATCCGTGGATGAGAGTTCATCTAATGCCTCCTGCTCCGCTGAGCCTCAACCTCCCGTCTCCCAGCCTCAGACCCGTCTGAGCAGGGCAGCAGGACAACAGGGACGCTCGGACCCTCAGCAGCCCCAACATGCCCAGACCAGACTGAGCCGTTCCAGACAA TCagggaggcagaggaagaaAGCTGTCATGATGCCTCGTGTTGTCCTCACTCCTCTGAAAGTGAACGGAGAGCATGTTCCTTCAG GTCCCATGAAGAGGAGTCGAGGAGGTGTTGATGTGGACTTTGAAACACCTGGTTCCATCCTGGTGAACACCAACATCAGAGCTCTCATCAATGTGAGGACGTTCTCAGCTTTCCCTCCACACTCCCAGCAGCAACTGCTGCAGCTACTCCCAGAAGTGGACAGACAG ATTGGACCTGATGGGATGGCCCGACTGAGTAGTTCTGCTCTCAATAATGAATTCTTTACTCATGCCTCTCAGAGCTGGAAAGAAAGACTAGCTGAGG GTGAGTTCACCCACGAGATGCAAGTTCGCTTCCGACAGGAAatggaaaaggagaaaaaggttGAGGTGTGGAAGGAGAAATTTTTTGAGGAGTACCATGGGCAGAA GTCCGGTTTAACACGAGAGGAGTCCCTCAAGCTCACTGCCAGTGAAGCCAGTGAAGTGGCAGGCCCTGTGCTGGAAACTGATGTTGCTGTGGTGGCAGCTGGTGCTCCCAAACGACGCAGCGTGGGTCGACGAAGGCGAGATGGCAGGATGAGGAGACGCACACGGGCCGACTTGCGTCGGAGAGCCCGTCGGACCCTGTGCAAGGCTGCCCCAGCTCTGCAGGCCACAGAAGGAGGAGAGACTGGCGCCACGTTGGATGTAGCAGCAGCCTCTGCTGACTCCTCCGGGTCGAGTAACACCGTGGTCCAAGGAGAGGTTGTGCTCCACACTGACTGTGCTGTGGAGCTCCCAGATGAGAGTGCCTCTACAGAACCAGTGGCCTCTCCTACTCCAGAACCGGTCCCATTACCAGTCCCATCTCCTGCTCAAAGTCCCAGCCCCAGCCCAGCCTCCACCAGTGCCAACGAAGAGCCTGAAGTGACCCCCTGCTTGCTTCCCAAGGAAACTGCACCTGTACTGGCTTCCACCACctctccttcatcctcctctaCCTCCTCTTCTTCGTCTGCCTCCTCACCTGCTTCATCACCCTCTTCATCTGATCAGCAGGGGGCTTTTGCTGCAGGCTTGGACTCCTCATCCTCTTCAGGATCTTCCAGTGCCACGGTTCCTGCTGATACTCTGGATGACACTGCCTCTGTGATCACCTCCATCACAGGAGGAACTGCTACTAGCAGCCGAGAGAGCAGTCCATCCGCCAGCCCAGCCACAACCCCTGTGGAGCAGAAGAGAAGGCAGGATGAGACTGAGGCCCTCTCTAGATTTCCCGGAAAGAGGGCGCGACTCGACGACCGTCAGTCCTTTCGTACCACAATTGACTGTGTCAGTTCGGAAAAGCCACAGCCGACAATCGAAGAACCCAAGGTGCCACCTATCCGG ATTCAACTATCCAGGATCAAACCGCCCTGGGTCAAAGGGCACCCCACCTACCAAATCTGCCCTCGGATCGTGCCCCCTGGCGAAGGGTCCCGGAGGTCGGGGACGGGGGGCGCGCGGACCCTGGCAGACATCAAGGCCCGTGCCCAGCAAGCCCGTGCGCAGCGCGAAGCCGCTGCTGCTGTTGCAGCCTCTGGCGAGGGGTCAGGGACGACCAGTGTCCGGCTGCGGCCTACTACTGGGTTACCGGATAGCAGCAATGGACGACGAACGCGAGAGCATCCAGGACCTATCGAgcccggaggaggaggaggagacggaaGAAGATGTAATGAGATGGAGGAGCAGGAATCATCTTCAGAACCTAATTCGTCTAGAACACAACTACAGCTTCTTAATGTAGAATCCAGCTCCCACCCTTCCCCTTCATTGTCCAATTCATCAACTTCCACGTCCTTGGAATCCCCGCAGACCTTAAGTCCTCTGCAAGACCGGTCTGCTACGGTGTCAGAAGCTTCCAAAGATGTGGAAGAAACATTAGCCACTGGCCAGATTTCCTCCAGTAGATTCCCAGACAAGACGTGTACGTTCTGCCCAGAGTCTGACTCTACAGCTGAGACATCAGCCACAAAGTCAAACCGGGAAGGCCAGTTGCCTGATTCTGCTGCTGCCGCCTCCTCGGAAATGGCAAACCAAGGTTTAGAAAAACCTACACTGACCCAGACTTCAATCCCAGATTCCCTTCCCAGATTTGGGGCTCAGGGTGTGGACGTCATTCAGACTCTGGCTTCTTCTTGTCCAGCCAAAGAGCCAGATAAAGGAAAGGAGATTGGACTGGGTGGTGTTATCCAGCATGGATCTCACCATGTAGACCGGCCAACAGATGTTTCCTCTCCCAAACATGTGGAGGTAATTAATGTTTGTAAAGAGAAGTATGACGAGGCTGACACACACAGTGACTCAACAGAAACTGCCTCAGACTGTGAGAATGAGAGCCAGGATGACGAGCAGCAACAGTCCTCTGACCCGCACTGGTGCTCCCAACTGACAGCCCAAAAAAATGGACCGGTGGTCATCTGCAGCCCCCCTCCACAGAACCAGCAGCCAGTCATTCAGGCCCACGTGTCCAACCGCCAAGGTCAGACCGTCATTCAGCCTTGTTATCCCAATGGTCTGCCTCAGCCACAACATCGTAACCCTTTTCCCCTGGACCACCATTCTCTTCCCACTGCCCATCCTCAAGGACTAAGAGAGAACAATATTGTGGTCAAAATTGAGGCTACAGAAGACAGTCAAACCTCCAGACCCAGTTCTGCTGAAGATGGGTGTCATGGAGTTTTAAGCTCTACTGTCACACACCCACATGCTGCGTCTGCCTCTAAAAAACTGTCCGCCTCAGCCAGACAAGTGTCCACTGTGGAGGCCAACAACCCTCTGGTCACTCAGCTGCTACAAGGGAGTCTGCCTCTGGAGAAAGTTCTACCCTCACACTCTGTTAACAGGCTAGAGATTAGCCGACTACCAGTATCCCAAACCAGACTATCGGCTGCAAGGAACCTGGGAGCTCACAGCAAGCCCGAGTTCTCTGACCCATCCTCTAGCACAGACTTGACTCAGACCACCAAGTTACTAATGGGTCACCCAATCTCCTGCGTCTCTGAGGCCCCAGAGGAATCTCAGTACCAGCCCCAACAGACTTCTGGTGCCGTTCCAGTCATCACCTCTGTGCCGTTGTCATCCAAGGGTCGGTCAGACGTTGCTTCTCTGGCTTCTGTGGAACCTGCAGCTCTTAAAGAGTCTCATCAGCCTTCACAGAGAGCCACTCCAGATCGACCGGCCTATCAGATCGTACCCAGTACCCCCTCGCCTACCCATGCAGAACCTCATCCCATTGAGAATATAACAACAATTAAGATGAACATGAGAGCCCTGCAGTCTCAGCCTTCCCATtttcaccagcagcagctgtctcCTTCACCCGCTGTGAAGAATGAAGGTGGTTCGAGATCTTCCTGCCAGGCTCTTGCCAAATCCGGCCCCATCATGCCCATCAATGGAACCAAAAAGGAACCTGGGAACTCCATCGACGGGTACCTCAGTGGAGGGGCGATGGAGGGCCTCCTCAACATGGAAATGACTTTGGCGAGGATTGCAAAGAAAGAGCACAGCAAAGCTCCGTGTTCAGCCagctctccctcctcttcctcttcttcaccttcctcttcctcccttccCTTCCAGCTGTATGGGAAGCTCCCCAAACAAAGTGTTAGCTACACAGCTAACGTATCTATGATGGACAATGGTGGTTTCTCTCGAGGAATGGCTGATGGTGTCCTCCAGCTGTGCCCCCGCCTGGCCTCCAGCCACACCACCCTCAGCATCCAGGCCTTCACAGATAACGCAGCCGAGGAGGTGGCACTCAAGTGCTCGTGTCGTCTCAAAGCCATGATCATGTGCCAAGGCTGCGGTGCTTTTTGCCATGATGATTGCATCGGACCCTCTAAACTCTGCGTTTCGTGCCTGGTGGTCAGATAG